In Oligoflexia bacterium, the following are encoded in one genomic region:
- a CDS encoding adenylate kinase: MNLVLFGPPGAGKGTQSQLIAEKFHLTHVSTGDLLRAAIKAQTPLGLEAKKYLDSGVLVSDSIVVGLIQEVMKVQKKAGMLLDGFPRTTAQAESLDLLLKNENAQVNRAIFLEVPRELLKSRLTGRRICSSCGATFHTILKPSKNAGICDLCQGKLEQRPDDKEEVIDTRLEVYEKSTAPLKSYFQKAQKFVNVDGVGEPNSVFDRICSAVKS; encoded by the coding sequence TTGAACTTAGTTTTGTTTGGTCCTCCTGGTGCCGGCAAAGGGACTCAATCTCAACTAATTGCTGAAAAATTTCATCTCACACATGTTAGTACCGGCGATCTTCTTCGTGCTGCCATCAAAGCTCAAACACCACTTGGTCTTGAAGCTAAAAAATATTTAGATTCTGGAGTTCTTGTTTCCGATTCAATTGTTGTGGGGCTTATTCAAGAAGTAATGAAAGTTCAAAAGAAAGCAGGAATGCTTTTGGATGGATTTCCTCGCACTACTGCTCAAGCTGAATCATTAGATTTACTTTTAAAAAATGAAAATGCGCAGGTAAATCGTGCAATTTTTCTTGAAGTGCCTCGGGAATTACTCAAATCAAGATTAACGGGAAGACGTATTTGTTCATCATGTGGAGCAACGTTTCATACAATATTGAAACCTTCAAAAAATGCTGGCATATGTGATTTATGCCAAGGAAAACTTGAACAACGCCCCGACGATAAAGAAGAAGTAATTGATACACGTTTAGAGGTTTATGAAAAGAGTACCGCCCCTTTGAAAAGCTATTTTCAAAAAGCTCAGAAATTTGTAAATGTTGATGGGGTTGGTGAACCGAATTCTGTGTTTGACCGTATTTGCTCTGCAGTGAAATCTTAA
- the rplX gene encoding 50S ribosomal protein L24 gives MKEQEVDGYPAYKKNDVVQVISGKYKGKSGKILRMIKDKGRIVVEKINLVKRHTKPSQANPQGGIIEKEAPLHVSKVLPVSSKTGKPMRISKWLKENSRVTTKGKSKERGAK, from the coding sequence ATGAAAGAACAAGAAGTAGACGGATATCCTGCATATAAAAAGAATGATGTAGTTCAAGTTATATCAGGTAAATATAAAGGTAAAAGCGGCAAAATTCTGCGAATGATTAAAGATAAAGGCAGAATTGTTGTTGAGAAAATCAATCTCGTAAAACGCCATACAAAACCATCACAAGCAAATCCACAAGGTGGAATTATTGAAAAGGAAGCTCCTCTTCATGTGAGTAAGGTTTTGCCCGTGTCATCCAAAACAGGAAAGCCTATGCGCATTTCTAAATGGTTGAAGGAGAATTCTCGCGTAACCACCAAAGGTAAAAGCAAAGAGCGAGGTGCTAAGTGA
- the rplV gene encoding 50S ribosomal protein L22, with amino-acid sequence MEVKASLNFARIAPRKVRLVADLVRGKDVNEAIQILSFVNKKSGPILKKLLQSAVANADQKKTIDVDTLFVKHISVDQGPTLKRYMPRAMGRASEIKKKTSHVNLILEER; translated from the coding sequence ATGGAAGTAAAGGCAAGTCTCAATTTTGCAAGAATAGCCCCACGTAAAGTACGTCTTGTGGCTGATCTCGTTCGCGGTAAAGACGTTAACGAAGCTATTCAGATTTTATCATTTGTGAATAAAAAATCTGGCCCTATCTTGAAAAAACTTTTGCAATCAGCTGTTGCGAATGCTGATCAAAAGAAAACTATTGATGTGGATACCTTATTTGTAAAACACATTTCTGTTGATCAAGGCCCTACCCTCAAAAGGTACATGCCTCGCGCAATGGGACGTGCAAGTGAGATTAAGAAAAAAACAAGTCATGTTAATTTAATTCTTGAAGAAAGATGA
- the rpsQ gene encoding 30S ribosomal protein S17, with translation MEEKSKRPVRKEKVGIVVSDKMTKTITVEVGRRVMHTKYKKFLNRTSRFYAHDDKEEAGIGDKVLIYETLPMSKSKRWKLAQILEKAVLTAE, from the coding sequence ATGGAAGAAAAAAGTAAACGCCCGGTTAGAAAAGAAAAAGTAGGTATTGTCGTAAGTGATAAAATGACAAAAACCATCACAGTTGAAGTGGGTCGACGCGTGATGCATACGAAATATAAAAAGTTCTTAAACAGAACAAGCCGGTTTTATGCCCATGATGATAAAGAAGAGGCTGGAATTGGAGATAAGGTTTTGATTTATGAAACCCTTCCCATGAGTAAATCAAAGCGTTGGAAGTTAGCGCAAATATTGGAAAAAGCTGTTTTAACAGCGGAGTAA
- the rpsH gene encoding 30S ribosomal protein S8, translated as MDPIADLLTRIRNASSAKHDKVDVPYSAVKEGIVNVLKSRGLVKNFRVVKDNRQGMMRIYLKYDNEGTPVLTHLKRESRPGLRKYIGVDEIPSVRTGFGVAVLSTSHGIMSGDEAKEKRFGGEYICSVW; from the coding sequence ATGGATCCAATTGCTGATTTGTTAACAAGAATTAGAAATGCAAGTAGTGCCAAGCACGATAAGGTAGATGTACCTTATAGCGCTGTTAAAGAAGGCATTGTAAATGTTCTTAAGAGTCGTGGGCTTGTTAAGAACTTTCGTGTTGTGAAAGATAATAGACAGGGCATGATGCGTATTTATTTGAAATACGACAATGAAGGTACCCCTGTTCTGACACACTTGAAGCGTGAAAGCCGACCTGGCTTACGCAAATACATTGGTGTTGATGAAATTCCATCTGTTCGCACTGGTTTTGGTGTGGCGGTTCTTTCTACAAGCCATGGCATTATGTCTGGCGACGAAGCTAAAGAAAAACGATTCGGCGGCGAATACATCTGCTCGGTCTGGTGA
- the rpsC gene encoding 30S ribosomal protein S3 has product MGQKVNPIGFRVGINRTWDSRWYAKKDYAILLHEDFKLRKYLKKKLNHAGVSKIEIERAASKIKINILTARPGVVIGKKGTGIDALKAEVQKLTKNEVFLNIQEIRKAEIDATLIAENIALQLEKRISFRRAMKKALQSAIRLGVRGAKVAVSGRLDGADIARREWYCEKSVPLHTLRAEIDYGTAEALTTYGIIGVKAWVYKGDILNTKEATEAQRAKS; this is encoded by the coding sequence GTGGGACAAAAAGTTAATCCAATAGGATTTAGAGTAGGAATCAATAGAACCTGGGACTCTCGTTGGTATGCAAAAAAGGACTATGCGATTCTTTTGCACGAAGACTTCAAGCTTCGTAAATATTTGAAAAAGAAATTAAATCATGCAGGTGTTAGCAAAATTGAAATTGAGCGTGCAGCCAGCAAAATTAAAATTAATATTTTAACTGCACGTCCAGGTGTTGTAATCGGTAAAAAAGGAACAGGCATTGATGCACTTAAAGCCGAAGTACAAAAGCTGACAAAAAATGAAGTATTTCTAAATATTCAAGAAATACGTAAAGCTGAAATTGACGCTACATTGATAGCAGAGAACATCGCTTTGCAACTTGAAAAACGTATTTCGTTTCGCCGTGCTATGAAAAAAGCTCTGCAAAGTGCCATTCGTTTAGGCGTGAGAGGAGCAAAAGTAGCTGTCTCTGGTCGTCTTGATGGTGCTGATATTGCTCGTCGTGAATGGTATTGTGAGAAGAGTGTTCCTCTTCACACTTTGCGTGCTGAAATTGATTACGGTACTGCAGAAGCCCTTACCACATACGGCATCATCGGCGTTAAAGCCTGGGTATATAAGGGCGATATTTTGAATACTAAGGAAGCAACGGAGGCACAGCGTGCTAAGTCCTAA
- the rplO gene encoding 50S ribosomal protein L15 encodes MLSQLEVLRGATKKNKRIGRGPGSGHGKTATRGHKGKKARSHGVVQRGFEGGQMPLHRRLPKFGFTNIFRTEYSTVNLDQLARFDGTVTPEILVKAGIAKTGLPIKVLGRGQLTKKLIVKAHKFSDRAGQGIKSAGGTIEEIK; translated from the coding sequence ATGTTATCTCAATTGGAGGTTCTGAGAGGAGCCACCAAAAAAAATAAGCGTATTGGCCGTGGACCAGGTTCAGGTCATGGTAAGACAGCGACTCGTGGACACAAGGGTAAAAAAGCTCGTTCACATGGTGTTGTACAAAGAGGATTTGAGGGCGGACAAATGCCTTTGCATCGTCGTTTACCAAAATTTGGTTTCACAAATATTTTTCGTACAGAATATAGCACTGTTAATTTAGATCAGTTGGCTCGTTTTGACGGAACTGTTACTCCTGAAATTTTAGTTAAGGCTGGAATTGCAAAGACGGGTCTTCCAATTAAAGTTTTGGGCAGAGGTCAATTAACAAAAAAATTGATCGTTAAAGCCCATAAATTTAGTGATCGAGCAGGGCAAGGTATTAAATCAGCAGGTGGAACCATCGAGGAGATTAAGTAA
- the rpsS gene encoding 30S ribosomal protein S19: MARSVKKGPFVDEHLLKKVQKAKETNDKKVIKTWSRRSTVIPEAVGLTFAVHNGRKFVPVYVTENMIGHKYGEFAPTRTFHGHSTAEKKAKEATKTEG, encoded by the coding sequence GTGGCACGTTCAGTAAAAAAAGGTCCATTTGTTGATGAGCACTTGTTAAAGAAAGTGCAAAAAGCAAAAGAGACAAACGACAAAAAAGTTATTAAGACTTGGTCGCGTAGATCAACAGTGATTCCTGAAGCCGTCGGATTAACATTCGCGGTACATAACGGCCGAAAATTTGTTCCTGTCTATGTAACAGAGAATATGATTGGTCATAAATATGGTGAGTTTGCCCCAACGCGCACTTTCCATGGCCACTCTACCGCTGAAAAGAAGGCTAAAGAAGCCACGAAAACGGAAGGTTAA
- the rplN gene encoding 50S ribosomal protein L14: MIFQQTRLSVADNSGAKLVMCIKVLGGSMRRSANIGDTIVVSVKTALPNAKVKKGEVHKAVIVRTISKTRRADGSYIAFDDNSAVLINAQQEPIGTRIFGPVARELRARQFVKIISLAPEVI; the protein is encoded by the coding sequence ATGATATTTCAACAAACAAGATTATCGGTTGCAGATAACTCTGGTGCAAAATTAGTAATGTGCATCAAAGTATTGGGTGGCAGTATGCGCCGATCTGCAAATATTGGAGATACAATTGTCGTTTCTGTTAAAACCGCTTTGCCAAATGCAAAAGTTAAAAAAGGTGAAGTGCATAAAGCAGTTATCGTACGAACAATCTCAAAAACACGCCGTGCAGACGGTAGTTATATCGCTTTTGATGATAACTCAGCTGTTTTGATTAATGCGCAGCAAGAGCCCATTGGAACTCGTATTTTTGGTCCTGTTGCTCGTGAATTGCGAGCTCGACAGTTTGTGAAAATTATTTCTTTAGCCCCAGAAGTTATTTGA
- the secY gene encoding preprotein translocase subunit SecY — protein sequence MAIEGLAKIPELRRRLLFVLAMIAVFRFGSHVPTPGINGAALDSFFQAQNNGILGIFNLFSGGALQRLSIFALGIMPYISSSIIFQLLTAVFPYLEALNKEGEQGRKKIQQYTRYGTVVLCIIQGLGIATYLENSTAPSGQPLILGTFVGGIPFKVMTVITLTAGSCFIMWLGEQMTEKGIGNGTSLLIAAGIIAGLPGGFLNSIELMKSGEMSPIIGLGILALMIAVVAIIIFLEVGQRRIPVQYSQRISGRKVMGGQSTHLPLKINFAGVIPPIFASSLLMFPATLAQFIKAPWMNSIQDAIQPTGVLYNVLYVALIVFFCFFYTAIVFKPDDMAENLKKYGGFIPGIRAGKSTADYVEGVLSRITVGGAIYLSAVCVLPGLLIAQAKVPFYFGGTSLLILVGVALDTVQQIQSHLITHQYEGFMRGAKIRGRRASN from the coding sequence GTGGCAATCGAAGGACTAGCAAAGATTCCTGAACTCAGACGACGACTTCTATTTGTCCTGGCGATGATTGCCGTATTTCGTTTCGGCTCCCATGTACCCACACCTGGAATTAACGGTGCGGCATTAGATTCTTTTTTCCAAGCTCAGAATAATGGAATTCTTGGTATCTTTAATCTTTTTAGTGGTGGAGCTCTTCAGCGGCTTTCTATTTTTGCTTTAGGGATCATGCCTTACATTTCAAGTTCAATTATTTTTCAATTGCTCACAGCTGTTTTTCCATATCTTGAAGCCCTTAATAAAGAAGGCGAGCAAGGGCGAAAGAAAATTCAGCAATACACACGTTACGGTACGGTTGTGCTCTGTATTATTCAGGGTTTAGGAATTGCAACATATCTTGAAAACTCAACTGCACCTTCAGGGCAGCCTTTAATTTTAGGTACTTTTGTAGGAGGTATTCCCTTTAAAGTAATGACTGTAATTACACTTACTGCAGGATCTTGCTTTATCATGTGGCTCGGTGAGCAGATGACAGAAAAAGGGATTGGCAACGGAACAAGTCTGTTGATTGCGGCTGGCATCATTGCGGGATTACCTGGTGGATTTCTTAATTCTATTGAATTGATGAAATCAGGTGAAATGAGTCCAATCATTGGTCTTGGAATCTTAGCTCTAATGATTGCTGTTGTTGCGATTATAATTTTCTTAGAAGTCGGGCAACGGCGTATACCTGTTCAGTATTCCCAAAGAATATCTGGTAGAAAAGTTATGGGCGGACAAAGTACACATTTGCCTCTTAAGATAAATTTTGCGGGTGTTATTCCTCCTATTTTTGCTTCAAGTCTTCTAATGTTTCCGGCAACGTTAGCTCAATTTATTAAAGCTCCGTGGATGAATAGTATTCAAGATGCCATTCAGCCTACGGGCGTGTTGTACAATGTGCTTTATGTCGCTTTGATTGTATTTTTCTGTTTTTTCTATACCGCAATTGTATTTAAGCCCGATGACATGGCTGAAAATTTAAAAAAATACGGCGGATTTATTCCTGGAATTCGTGCTGGTAAAAGTACTGCTGACTATGTTGAGGGAGTATTAAGTCGAATTACCGTTGGTGGCGCCATCTATCTTAGTGCTGTGTGCGTCTTGCCAGGGTTACTTATTGCTCAAGCGAAAGTTCCATTTTATTTTGGTGGAACGAGTCTGTTGATTCTTGTTGGTGTGGCTCTAGATACCGTTCAGCAAATTCAATCACATCTCATTACACATCAATATGAAGGTTTCATGCGAGGAGCTAAAATCCGTGGGCGGAGGGCCTCTAATTGA
- the rplE gene encoding 50S ribosomal protein L5, translating into MSLKEQYKTKVIPTLMTQFKYKSSMQVPRLEKIVLNLSIAEATQNGKVLDIAAQELMQIAGQKPVIRRAKKSISNFKLRQGMPIGASVTLRHSKMYDFLERFIHIGLPRVRDFKGLSGNSFDGRGNYSCGVKEQIIFPEVNYEKIEKVRGLSVTICTSAKSDEESKALLTAFGMPFKK; encoded by the coding sequence GTGAGTTTAAAAGAACAATATAAAACTAAAGTCATCCCTACATTGATGACCCAATTTAAATACAAAAGTTCAATGCAAGTTCCACGCTTAGAAAAAATTGTATTAAACCTATCTATTGCTGAGGCAACTCAAAATGGAAAAGTATTGGATATAGCTGCTCAGGAATTAATGCAAATCGCTGGACAAAAACCTGTTATCAGACGAGCTAAAAAATCTATTTCAAACTTTAAGCTTCGTCAGGGAATGCCAATTGGTGCTTCCGTAACTTTACGTCACAGTAAAATGTATGATTTTTTGGAAAGATTTATTCACATTGGTCTACCTCGTGTTCGTGACTTTAAAGGCTTGAGTGGTAACAGCTTTGATGGACGCGGAAATTACTCATGTGGTGTTAAAGAACAGATTATTTTTCCTGAAGTGAATTATGAAAAAATCGAAAAAGTTCGTGGATTAAGCGTCACCATTTGTACTTCAGCTAAATCAGATGAAGAAAGTAAAGCTTTGCTCACGGCATTCGGAATGCCTTTTAAGAAATAG
- the rplP gene encoding 50S ribosomal protein L16 has protein sequence MLSPKKVKYRKRHKGRMKGFATRGNDLAFGDFALQAMEPGFITSRQIEAARIAVSRFIKRGGKIWIRMFPDKSITKKAAETRMGSGKGNVEEWVFVAKPGRVLYEMGGVTKDVADEALRLASHKLPVKTRIISRLM, from the coding sequence GTGCTAAGTCCTAAGAAAGTAAAATATAGAAAGCGTCATAAAGGGCGAATGAAGGGTTTCGCTACACGCGGGAACGATCTCGCATTTGGTGATTTCGCACTTCAAGCTATGGAACCTGGATTTATCACTTCACGTCAAATTGAAGCAGCACGTATTGCAGTTTCAAGATTTATTAAACGTGGTGGTAAAATTTGGATTCGGATGTTTCCTGATAAATCTATTACCAAAAAAGCTGCCGAGACTCGTATGGGTAGTGGTAAAGGAAACGTTGAAGAGTGGGTATTTGTTGCCAAGCCCGGTCGTGTTCTTTATGAAATGGGTGGCGTTACAAAAGATGTTGCAGATGAAGCCTTGAGACTTGCCTCTCATAAGCTTCCTGTTAAGACACGTATTATTTCACGGTTAATGTAG
- the rpmD gene encoding 50S ribosomal protein L30, with product MAKTFKVKLIRSIIGSTPSQRATVKGLGLRKRNSESVVKDNPATRGMIFHVQHLLEVQKGS from the coding sequence ATGGCAAAAACATTCAAAGTAAAATTAATTAGAAGCATTATTGGTAGCACGCCTTCACAGCGCGCAACTGTCAAAGGTCTCGGACTTCGTAAGAGAAACTCCGAATCTGTAGTGAAAGATAATCCCGCTACTCGCGGAATGATTTTTCATGTGCAGCACCTTCTTGAAGTACAGAAAGGAAGCTGA
- the rplF gene encoding 50S ribosomal protein L6: MSRIGKMPVNFGKEVQINIGAGNTVTVKGAKTSLSYKLNPAITAKVEGGLLTLARANESKKVRALHGLYRALLNNAVTGVTQGFTKILDINGVGYKANVAGKKLQLNLGFTHDIDFDIPTGIEIKVEKNTRVIVSGADRNLVGLVAAKIRGFKEPEPYQGKGIKYDTETIRRKAGKSVSK; this comes from the coding sequence ATGTCACGTATTGGAAAAATGCCGGTTAATTTCGGCAAAGAAGTTCAAATTAATATTGGCGCTGGAAACACAGTTACCGTTAAGGGTGCTAAAACTTCATTGAGCTACAAGTTAAACCCGGCAATCACCGCAAAAGTTGAAGGTGGTTTGTTGACCTTGGCGCGTGCCAATGAATCAAAAAAAGTTCGCGCATTGCATGGTTTGTATCGTGCATTGTTGAATAACGCTGTGACAGGTGTCACACAGGGATTCACAAAAATTTTAGATATTAACGGTGTAGGTTATAAGGCCAATGTTGCTGGTAAAAAACTCCAGCTTAATCTTGGATTCACACACGACATTGATTTTGATATTCCAACAGGAATCGAAATTAAGGTTGAAAAAAATACGCGTGTTATTGTTAGCGGCGCAGACCGCAATTTAGTGGGCTTGGTAGCCGCTAAAATACGTGGCTTCAAAGAACCTGAGCCATATCAAGGAAAAGGTATTAAATACGATACCGAGACGATCCGACGTAAAGCCGGTAAATCAGTAAGTAAGTGA
- a CDS encoding type Z 30S ribosomal protein S14: protein MARKTLMAKAKRKPKFSARKYNRCPLCGRSRAFLRKFAMCRLCFRKAASNGLLPGVVKASW, encoded by the coding sequence GTGGCAAGAAAAACATTGATGGCGAAAGCCAAGCGTAAACCAAAATTTTCAGCAAGGAAGTACAATCGTTGTCCTCTTTGTGGAAGGTCTAGAGCCTTTTTGAGAAAATTTGCTATGTGTCGATTGTGCTTTAGAAAAGCGGCATCAAATGGTTTGTTGCCTGGTGTAGTTAAAGCTTCCTGGTAA
- the rpsE gene encoding 30S ribosomal protein S5, with product MAEQNSEFEERVICINRVAKVVKGGRRFSFSALVVIGNGKGTIGVGLGKANEVPEAIGKASRQARKNMVHLAIHDGGIPHQVLGRFGASQVLLKPASDGTGVIAGGAVRAVLESAGVKNILTKCIGTSNPHNVVRATLSGLKQLQTRETVDKLRQVTV from the coding sequence ATGGCGGAGCAAAATTCCGAATTTGAAGAGCGAGTAATCTGTATCAATCGTGTTGCTAAAGTTGTTAAGGGCGGACGCAGATTCTCATTCTCAGCATTAGTAGTTATCGGGAACGGAAAAGGCACCATTGGTGTCGGATTAGGTAAAGCTAACGAAGTTCCAGAAGCTATCGGAAAAGCAAGCCGACAAGCTCGTAAAAATATGGTTCATCTTGCCATCCACGATGGTGGTATTCCTCACCAAGTTCTCGGGAGATTTGGTGCAAGCCAAGTTCTTTTGAAACCAGCAAGTGATGGTACCGGGGTTATTGCCGGTGGAGCTGTTCGGGCGGTATTAGAATCTGCAGGAGTTAAAAATATTCTGACAAAATGTATTGGTACAAGTAATCCCCATAATGTGGTGCGCGCAACGCTTTCTGGTTTGAAGCAGCTTCAAACGCGAGAAACAGTTGATAAACTTAGACAAGTAACAGTGTAA
- the rpmC gene encoding 50S ribosomal protein L29, translating to MKAKELRGFTLDDLKKRSKELAEELFNTRLLNISGSLENTAKIKDVRRTLARVKTIITEKVSR from the coding sequence ATGAAAGCAAAAGAACTGAGAGGCTTTACTCTCGACGATTTAAAGAAGCGTTCCAAAGAATTGGCTGAAGAGTTATTTAATACTCGTTTGCTAAACATTTCTGGATCTTTGGAAAATACAGCCAAGATTAAAGATGTTCGACGTACCTTGGCGCGAGTAAAAACAATAATTACTGAAAAAGTTAGCAGGTAA
- the rplR gene encoding 50S ribosomal protein L18, with translation MKYRNKTEKKRVGRFKKKMRIRKAISGTTDRPRMTIFKSLSHLYVQLIDDTAGRTLVACSTLEKDFGGKKDKEAAKKMGGVVAKRAKEKNIIAVVFDRNGYRYHGKVKEVADSAREAGLKF, from the coding sequence ATTAAATATCGTAATAAGACAGAGAAAAAAAGAGTTGGACGCTTCAAAAAGAAAATGCGAATTCGTAAGGCGATTTCAGGGACAACTGATCGTCCACGCATGACTATTTTTAAAAGCCTTAGCCATCTCTACGTTCAATTGATTGATGATACAGCTGGGCGAACTTTGGTAGCATGCTCAACTCTTGAAAAAGATTTTGGTGGAAAAAAAGATAAAGAAGCAGCCAAAAAAATGGGTGGTGTTGTTGCTAAACGTGCAAAAGAAAAAAATATTATTGCCGTCGTGTTCGATAGAAATGGTTATAGATACCACGGAAAAGTAAAAGAAGTTGCAGATTCGGCTCGCGAAGCTGGATTGAAATTTTAA